From the Pseudobacteroides sp. genome, one window contains:
- a CDS encoding helix-turn-helix transcriptional regulator, giving the protein MGSGICGKFGVNVRKYRNEKGFSQEKLAEITGLHRTYISDVERGTRSISLDNIEKLANALEIQVYKLFVFENI; this is encoded by the coding sequence GTGGGAAGTGGTATATGTGGGAAGTTCGGAGTTAATGTCAGGAAGTACAGGAATGAAAAGGGCTTTTCCCAGGAGAAACTGGCAGAAATAACAGGGCTTCACAGAACATATATTTCTGATGTTGAAAGAGGCACTCGGAGCATATCTTTAGATAATATTGAAAAACTGGCAAATGCTTTAGAGATTCAAGTGTACAAGCTTTTTGTATTTGAAAACATCTGA
- the dcm gene encoding DNA (cytosine-5-)-methyltransferase, with protein sequence MKKFNDLKFIDLFAGIGGFRQALEYYGGKCVFSSEIDEQACITYEANYGEKPFGDITLIKSHEIPSHDILCGGFPCQAFSISGKQRGFEDTRGTLFFEIARITEYHKPLMLFLENVKNLVRHDSGKTFKHMLDILNDLGYNVFYKVLNAGHYSVPQFRERVYMLCFRKDLGVDYYQFPEPSGSYTYLCDILLPDNETDKYVIDRNDMVLYYNLEQNHAAKPLRIGTINKGGQGERIYSPYGHAVTLSAHGGGAAAKTGAYLINGRVRKLAPRECCLVQGFPADFIIPVSDGQAYKQFGNSVAIPVLKSILKNVVQLDGLRDFVKNHEDIIP encoded by the coding sequence ATGAAAAAGTTTAACGATTTAAAATTTATAGATCTGTTTGCGGGTATTGGAGGGTTCAGGCAAGCCCTTGAGTATTATGGAGGAAAGTGCGTGTTTTCCTCAGAAATAGATGAACAAGCCTGTATTACATATGAAGCTAATTATGGTGAAAAGCCTTTCGGAGATATCACCCTTATTAAGAGCCATGAGATACCCTCCCATGACATACTGTGCGGAGGCTTTCCTTGCCAGGCATTCAGTATAAGCGGGAAGCAGAGAGGCTTTGAGGATACAAGGGGTACCCTGTTTTTTGAAATAGCCCGGATAACTGAATATCACAAGCCCTTGATGCTATTTCTTGAGAATGTGAAAAACCTTGTCCGCCATGACAGCGGAAAAACCTTTAAACATATGCTGGATATACTCAATGACCTTGGTTACAATGTCTTTTACAAGGTTCTCAACGCAGGCCACTACAGCGTTCCTCAATTTAGAGAAAGGGTATACATGCTGTGTTTCAGAAAAGATCTAGGTGTAGATTATTACCAGTTTCCTGAACCATCGGGCAGCTATACTTATTTATGTGACATACTTCTTCCTGATAATGAAACCGACAAATATGTGATTGACAGAAATGATATGGTTTTATATTACAATTTGGAGCAAAACCATGCAGCAAAACCCTTACGGATAGGAACAATCAACAAGGGCGGGCAAGGCGAAAGAATTTACAGCCCATATGGTCATGCAGTGACTTTATCTGCCCACGGCGGAGGTGCAGCTGCAAAAACAGGGGCGTATCTGATAAACGGCAGGGTACGCAAGCTTGCACCACGAGAATGCTGCCTTGTTCAAGGCTTCCCAGCCGACTTTATAATTCCCGTTTCTGATGGGCAGGCCTATAAGCAGTTTGGAAACAGCGTTGCAATTCCGGTTCTCAAGTCTATATTAAAAAACGTTGTACAACTTGATGGGCTGAGGGACTTTGTTAAAAACCACGAAGACATAATTCCCTAG